The genomic region GGACGAGCCGATCCATCCATCCATGAAAAAGCAGCAGGCGCGCGCACGAGGATAGGCCAGCCGGGAAGCGACCTGCCCGCCAGACGGATTGGCTTCGGCGctcgcggcgacggcgacggcgggccggCGGGCGATGGACGGGGCCCGGCCCTGTCGCATCGCGCGGCGCCTCCAGCCGGGGCGATGGGTGCCCTGGGGGATACGGCGTCGTGAGGGGGGACATGTGCGGAGGGTGGCAGCCCGGGCGCGCCCAGCCACACCCCCACTTTCCCGCGCCATCAATGCGCGGCCGCTGCGCTGGCGCGCCTCCGCCCCTCCGTTGCCTCCGCCCGCTCCCGCACGTCGCCCTCCTCCCTCCCCGCCTTCGTCCCCATCGTCCCGCCGAGCATGCAGCTCAGCCTGGGCTTGCCCTGCCGTATGTATATATCGCCTCTCACGGCTCCTGTAAAAGCTACAGTTATACCGACCTGTCTGTCTGTCCGTCTAGTGTACACAACACACACACGTCCTCTACTCTGCCTGTACGTTGGTACGTAGCTAGTATAGTACGAGCCGGCGATCGAGGTTGGCCGGGCGATGGACTCGATCATGGAGCGCCCGATGGTGGACGGCAACGGCGGGGCGATCGGGCGGAGCAAGTCGGACCAgctgccgccggcgccggcgtcggCGTCCACGGCGCAGTCGCTCAGCCGGACGGCGTCGGCGGAGACGGTGCTGAGCACGGCCGACGTGGCCAGCCTGTCGCGCAAGTCCAGCTTCGGGAAGCGCTCCGCGTCGGGCGGCAGCGGCGCCGGCGGGAACAGCCATGGCCACGGGCGCAGCCACATCCGCAAGTCCCGGAGCGCGCAGCTGAAGCTGGACATGGAGGACCTCGTCAGCAGCGGCGCCGCGCTCAGCCGCGCCTCCAGCGCCAGCCTCGGCTTCTCCTTCACCTTCACCGGCTTCACCCCGCCGCCCCAGGACATGATGTCCTCCGCCGAGCTCGCGCCCTTCAGCGACGACGACGTCGACCTCGAGGCCGCCGGCGCCACGCGCCGCAAGAGCCTCATGGCAGAGCCCACCCTGCCCATATACCTCAAGGTACGTACTCCACTTGCTAGCTAGTGTACTAAAGCAGAGCAAAAACAAACACATACAACTGACTCCTAAACCGAGTGCGCCGGGGCGGCCATTGCCATGCATGCACGCAGTTCGCGGAGGTGAAGTACAGGGTGGCGGTGAAGGGGACGCCGAGGGAGATACTGAGCGGGATATCGGGGTCGGCGAGCCCCGGCGAGGTGCTGGCGATGATGGGCCCGTCCGGCAGCGGCAAGACCACGCTGCTCAGCATGCTCGGCGGCAgggccaccgccgccgacggctgCATCTCCTACAACGACGAGCCCTTCGGCAAGTCCCTCAAGCGCAGGTAACTTCACATATACCTAGCTCTATCTACCCAGCAGTTAACCCTAGCAAAGCTAGCCATAGCCAGAGGTAGGTCATGCTTAGTTTACCTCCCATTAATTAGGCCCTGCGACGAATAATTTCTCAATAATCAAATCGTGTCGCGTGGCCTAACACCATCGATGCATGGGAGGTGCATGAGGTACGTGTAGCCCATGCTACAGGTGCGTCACGTACGTGTAGCCCATGCATGGCCGTTGCCTGTCAGAAGTGTCCATCGGCTAATAAAGGAGCCTTAGCTAGGCACGACTCACGGTTATCCTGCTGCTAATCTGTCCTGGTCGATCTCGTGGCTCTTGTTCTTCCCTCGCTTGCCGGCAAGATAAAAGGTGGCCTCCAGCTGCCTTGTCTAATTAAGCGAGGACTCTTTTTTCTTTTGAGATAGAGGATGCAAGTAGCTTGACCTGTCAGTCTATCATTGCATTATTTTTCTAAGTAGTTAGGTTGTcgttacgtactccctccgttcttcgtgtataaaatttgatcaaagtcaaactatATAAAGTTGGATCAAATTTATatcaaaaaatatgaacatctacaatactattTCATGTTGTGAATATTGATATTGTTTGATATAAAATTGATCAAactttataaagcttgactttgaccaaaccttatatacaaactaaaaaaacggagggagtactgtctGTGTGTCTGTGCCTGTCTGTGTGACTAGAGTGACAGTTTttttttcatcttgaaaaaaaagtGACGagtcctttcctttttttgagttGACGAGTTATTTCCTTATGAGCTTATTTTTGGTGCAGTTTTTTAGGGTTCTTTTTCGGTAAATAGCTAGGTTTTTTAtaacattttttaaatgggttCTCAAGAAACATTTTTAAATTGTAAATGGTTGTTTTAGACATTTTATTTGAGCAAATGGTTGTTTAGACAAACATGGTAAATAGTGCCAGTGATGGCAACTTGGCAAGTAAGGGTATGGGCCCCTATGGCTGGGCCTTATTTGGGCCAGGCGACGCGCGAGCAAGTGCAACACAAAACGGCGGTCGCCTCTGGCCTGCTCGGCGAGCCGGCGAGTCTTCTCAAACTCCGGCGACTCTGTAGGCATCTCTCCGGCATCAGGACATTCGCCGTCGCCTTCACCTAGTGGTCCCGATCCTTCGTCTCCTCGTGTTCCCTTCACCATCGTGTCATGACCCTGTTGGAAAGTTTGGTTGCCACCACTAGCCGGGTCCTCTCTCCTCTACGGCTAACGGCTCTACCCATCACCACAAATGCCAAGACGACCGACGACGATCTCCTGGGCGTCCGCTCATCATGGCCTAACCGGTGGGTCAGGACTGTGCTTCATTCGGTCACGGAAGTGAGTTAGAACAAGTACCTGCTTCTTGGTCGAGCAGTGCGCGGCGAACCCACCTGCCTACAATCTGTTCGGCATAATTCCTGACCCAGGTCAGTGCTCCATAGTCCTCCTGGTTTCTGGTTATCGACTGAAACCAACTACAGTATATTGCTTGTCGTCAGTGCATGCACTGTTTGTTTGAGGATTAGGATTATGAAGCTAGAAGTAGGCTTGGATGTCCTCGAGTTGCGATGCCAATGCTATGCTGACATATAGCTGGAATTATACTTGGCTTGCAGGATTGGATTTGTGACTCAAGATGATGTTCTCTTTACTCATCTTACTGTGAAGGAGACACTAACATACGCAGCATTACTTCGTCTCCCAAGAACAATGACAAGGGAGCAAAAGAAAGAACGGGCAATGGACATCATATATGAACTGGGACTCGAGAGGTATATCATATATTTTCTTTGATTTATAAGAATGTCTATTTTGACATATAGCGAGGTAGTTTAGTTAATCATGTGAGCATGTTTGAAGGTGCCAGGACACAATGATTGGAGGATCTTTTGTGCGTGGGGTTTCAGGGGGTGAAAGAAAAAGAGTTTGCATCGGAAATGAGATTATAATCAATCCATCTTTGCTTTTCCTTGATGAGCCGACATCCGGGTTGGATTCAACTACAGCACTTAGGATAGTTCAACTTCTACATGACATTGCTGAGGTAACATGAAAGTAATTACACATTAGCTGCCCCTACAGTTCAGTTGAACTTTAATTATGTTTTACTTGATGCAGACTGGGAAGACAGTGATCACCACGATCCATCAACCATCCAGCAGGCTGTTTCATAAGTTTGACAAGCTTATCCTCCTGGGCAGGGGAAGTTTGCTCTACTTTGGGAAGACAGCTGAAGCCATGCCCTACTTTTCATCCATTGGATGCAACCCGCTCATCGCAATGAACCCAGCAGAGTTTCTACTGGATCTTGCTAATGGCAACACTAACGATGTGTCTGTTCCTTCCGAATTAGATGACAAGGTGCACATGGAAAATCAGAATCTGCAGGATACTAATTCCAAGATTAACTTAAGGCCTTCAGCACAAGATGTTCATGAGGTGAAGACATGAAAGCAATATGCTGGTGTTGTGACTTGTGAGTACACAAACTGTTTTAGATCTGTACGAATAATTTGTATGTGATTTCATGCAGTATCTTGTTGACGCCTATGAGCATCGAGTGGCATAtaaggagaagaagaagcttcTAGCACCACTTCCGATCAGTGATGATATGAAGGCAACAATAACATCTTCGAAACGAGAGTGGGGCACAAACTGGTGCCAGCAATATTCCATC from Triticum aestivum cultivar Chinese Spring chromosome 4A, IWGSC CS RefSeq v2.1, whole genome shotgun sequence harbors:
- the LOC123084887 gene encoding ABC transporter G family member 22, encoding MDSIMERPMVDGNGGAIGRSKSDQLPPAPASASTAQSLSRTASAETVLSTADVASLSRKSSFGKRSASGGSGAGGNSHGHGRSHIRKSRSAQLKLDMEDLVSSGAALSRASSASLGFSFTFTGFTPPPQDMMSSAELAPFSDDDVDLEAAGATRRKSLMAEPTLPIYLKFAEVKYRVAVKGTPREILSGISGSASPGEVLAMMGPSGSGKTTLLSMLGGRATAADGCISYNDEPFGKSLKRRIGFVTQDDVLFTHLTVKETLTYAALLRLPRTMTREQKKERAMDIIYELGLERCQDTMIGGSFVRGVSGGERKRVCIGNEIIINPSLLFLDEPTSGLDSTTALRIVQLLHDIAETGKTVITTIHQPSSRLFHKFDKLILLGRGSLLYFGKTAEAMPYFSSIGCNPLIAMNPAEFLLDLANGNTNDVSVPSELDDKVHMENQNLQDTNSKINLRPSAQDVHEYLVDAYEHRVAYKEKKKLLAPLPISDDMKATITSSKREWGTNWCQQYSILFCRGLKERRHDYLSWMRITQVIATSVILGLLWWRSDPTTPKGLQDQAGLLFFIAVFWGFFPVFTAIFTFPQERAMLNKERAADMYKLSAYFLARTTSDLPLDLFLPVIFMVIVYFMAGLKASAMRFFLSMLTVFLSIIAAQGLGLAIGATLLDIKKATTLASVTVMTFMLAGGFFVKRVPPFISWLRYLSFNYHTYRLLLKVQYDPVPDILMTSVPLDNGVTEVGALVAMIIGYRVLAYLSLRRVKASNG